One region of Synechococcus elongatus PCC 11801 genomic DNA includes:
- a CDS encoding pentapeptide repeat-containing protein, with product MKASILLGSALALLLIAPPLRAENPAHVRQLLETGACAGCDLQDADLTGAHLIGADLRNADLSGANLTEVNLEGADLTGADLTGANLSQAYLTNAVFADADLRNANLSGVTMYHADVSGAQLSGINLAGATIGGTAINIGGQ from the coding sequence ATGAAAGCTTCTATCCTCCTAGGGTCTGCCCTCGCCCTCCTCTTGATTGCGCCGCCACTCCGAGCCGAGAATCCGGCTCATGTTCGCCAGCTTCTAGAAACCGGAGCCTGCGCTGGCTGCGATCTTCAGGATGCAGATTTGACAGGTGCTCACTTGATTGGTGCGGACCTGCGCAATGCGGATCTCAGCGGTGCCAACCTAACCGAGGTCAACCTCGAAGGAGCTGATCTCACCGGTGCTGATTTAACGGGTGCCAACCTCAGTCAGGCTTATCTAACGAACGCAGTCTTTGCAGACGCAGATCTCCGGAATGCCAACCTCAGCGGCGTCACCATGTATCACGCTGATGTCAGCGGGGCACAACTGTCGGGCATCAACCTTGCCGGTGCCACAATCGGTGGTACTGCTATCAACATCGGCGGCCAATAG
- a CDS encoding DUF4160 domain-containing protein: MPKVFEEAGIVARVYPQDHYPAHVHVETGNHTGRICIDGTVRVIGKTTLTSRELKKALVLVQRYQQRCLAVWEAIHGESSSR; this comes from the coding sequence ATGCCCAAAGTTTTTGAGGAAGCTGGGATTGTTGCGCGGGTCTATCCGCAAGATCACTATCCTGCACATGTACATGTTGAAACGGGCAATCATACTGGCCGAATCTGTATTGATGGCACTGTTAGAGTGATCGGCAAGACTACACTAACGTCTCGAGAACTCAAAAAAGCTTTGGTGCTCGTTCAGCGTTATCAACAGCGCTGTCTGGCTGTTTGGGAGGCCATTCATGGAGAATCTTCGTCCCGTTGA
- a CDS encoding carotenoid oxygenase family protein, giving the protein MTATVPSATTETFSRADWLRGYESQTEERDYWIDDIEGEIPAELEGTVFRNGPGLLEVGGQSLHHPFDGDGMISAIAIRQGRAYFRNRYVRTEGFLAEQKAGKILYRGVFGTQKPGGWLANIFDLGLKNIANTNILYWGDRLLALWEAAEPHRLDPQTMETFGLDRLDGLLADGDPFSAHPRIDPGSERTGSQRRLVNFAVKTGPSSRIRLYEFDEAGRCVEQQERVIPGFAFLHDFALTPNYAIFFQNPIRFNPLPALLGQRTAGQCLASDRNKSTQILVIPRDPQAPMQTFEAESCFVFHHANAFETADGAIVVDSVCYDSFPMLEPDRNFKEVDFESYPRGELFRFTLRPGQPRAERQLIESRTCEFPVQHPSTVGQDARYYYIGAAAAPTGNAPLQSLLKIDLETGDRKLWTVAPRGFVGEPLFVPRPNGEAEDDGWVLSLVYDAAQHRSALVILAAQTLEPVARLNLKQHIPYPLHGCFTPHYFGPED; this is encoded by the coding sequence ATGACTGCCACTGTTCCTTCTGCTACGACTGAGACCTTCAGCCGCGCTGATTGGCTGCGGGGTTACGAGTCCCAAACTGAAGAACGGGACTACTGGATTGATGACATTGAAGGGGAGATTCCCGCTGAGCTAGAGGGCACGGTCTTCCGCAATGGCCCCGGCCTGCTGGAAGTGGGCGGCCAAAGTCTGCACCATCCCTTTGATGGCGACGGCATGATCAGCGCGATCGCCATTCGCCAAGGGCGCGCCTATTTCCGCAATCGCTACGTCCGCACTGAAGGGTTCCTGGCGGAGCAAAAGGCTGGCAAGATTCTCTATCGTGGCGTGTTTGGCACCCAAAAACCGGGCGGCTGGCTGGCCAATATCTTTGACCTTGGCCTCAAGAATATTGCCAACACCAACATCCTCTACTGGGGCGATCGCCTGCTGGCGCTGTGGGAGGCGGCAGAACCGCACCGCCTCGATCCACAGACGATGGAAACTTTTGGCCTCGATCGCTTGGATGGTTTGTTGGCCGATGGCGATCCTTTCTCAGCACATCCCCGCATCGATCCCGGTTCAGAGCGGACGGGCAGTCAACGGCGACTGGTCAACTTTGCTGTCAAGACCGGTCCTTCCAGCCGTATTCGGCTCTATGAATTTGACGAGGCAGGCCGCTGCGTCGAGCAGCAAGAGCGGGTAATTCCGGGCTTTGCCTTCCTGCACGACTTTGCGCTGACCCCCAACTACGCCATCTTTTTCCAGAACCCGATTCGCTTTAATCCGCTGCCCGCCTTGTTGGGACAGCGGACGGCTGGGCAATGCTTAGCCAGCGATCGCAACAAGTCCACCCAGATTTTGGTGATTCCGCGCGATCCCCAAGCGCCGATGCAGACCTTTGAGGCGGAGTCCTGCTTTGTCTTCCACCATGCCAATGCCTTTGAGACGGCGGATGGCGCGATCGTGGTTGATTCGGTCTGCTACGACTCATTTCCGATGCTGGAACCCGATCGCAACTTTAAGGAAGTTGATTTTGAGAGCTATCCCCGCGGTGAGCTGTTCCGCTTCACACTGCGCCCCGGTCAACCCCGTGCTGAGCGGCAACTGATTGAAAGCCGCACCTGTGAGTTTCCGGTTCAGCATCCCAGTACTGTTGGGCAAGACGCTCGCTACTACTACATCGGCGCGGCAGCAGCTCCGACGGGCAATGCACCGCTGCAAAGCTTGCTGAAAATCGATCTGGAAACCGGCGATCGCAAGCTCTGGACGGTCGCACCGCGTGGCTTTGTCGGAGAACCGCTCTTTGTGCCGCGTCCTAATGGCGAAGCAGAAGATGATGGCTGGGTCTTGAGCTTGGTCTACGATGCCGCCCAACATCGTTCCGCACTGGTGATTTTGGCCGCGCAAACGCTGGAACCGGTGGCACGGCTGAACCTCAAGCAGCACATTCCCTACCCTTTGCACGGTTGCTTCACGCCGCACTATTTCGGCCCTGAAGACTGA
- a CDS encoding folate-biopterin transporter has product MPDSTLSTVAKPTWQQRLLFGQEPSPELAAILLVYFVQGILGLSRLAVSFFLKDDLGLSPAQVSALTGIAALPWMIKPAFGLLSDGFPLGGYRRRPYLIAAGLLGSLAWLGLGTVVHSPAMATLAIALSSLSVALSDVIVDSLVVERARQESRSESGSLQSLTWAVSALGGLVTAYLSGFLLQLFETRTLFLITATFPLIVCLVAGWIAEVPQTIQPGLALIREQVGQIGQALRQRRIWMPTLFLFLWQVTPSADSAFFFFSTNELHFEPEFLGRVRLVTNLASLLGVWIFQRFLRGVPMRRIFGWMIVVTTLLGLTSLILVTHLNRSWGISDQWFSLGDSLILTVAGQLSFMPVLILAARLCPSGIEATLFALLMSVLNLAHFGSVELGALLTHWLGVTESQFDRLWLLVLLTNLSSLLPLPLLGLLPAEEAETAPSDAIASATPEPLVVTQ; this is encoded by the coding sequence ATGCCCGATTCGACCCTCAGTACCGTCGCCAAGCCCACGTGGCAGCAGCGGTTGCTGTTTGGTCAAGAGCCCAGTCCTGAACTGGCCGCCATCCTGCTGGTCTACTTTGTGCAGGGCATTCTCGGACTCTCTCGGCTAGCTGTCAGCTTTTTCCTCAAAGATGATCTCGGCCTCAGCCCCGCTCAGGTTTCTGCCCTGACGGGGATCGCAGCGCTGCCTTGGATGATCAAGCCGGCTTTTGGCTTGCTCTCCGATGGCTTTCCCTTGGGCGGCTATCGGCGGCGACCTTACCTGATTGCTGCAGGCCTGTTGGGCAGCCTTGCGTGGTTGGGCTTGGGCACCGTTGTTCATTCCCCCGCAATGGCGACGCTGGCGATCGCGCTCAGCTCGTTGTCGGTCGCGCTCAGTGATGTGATTGTCGATTCCCTCGTTGTTGAACGAGCCCGCCAAGAATCGCGATCGGAATCCGGCTCGCTCCAGTCCTTGACTTGGGCCGTATCGGCACTGGGTGGCTTGGTGACAGCCTATCTCAGCGGCTTTTTGCTGCAACTGTTTGAGACCCGCACCCTGTTTCTGATCACGGCCACTTTCCCGCTGATTGTCTGTCTGGTCGCGGGCTGGATTGCCGAAGTACCCCAAACGATTCAGCCGGGACTAGCGCTGATTCGCGAGCAGGTTGGTCAAATTGGCCAAGCTCTGCGCCAGCGCCGTATCTGGATGCCGACGCTCTTTCTGTTTCTCTGGCAAGTCACCCCTAGTGCCGATTCTGCTTTCTTCTTCTTCTCGACCAACGAGCTGCACTTTGAGCCAGAGTTTCTGGGTCGCGTTCGACTCGTCACAAACTTGGCCTCGCTGCTGGGCGTTTGGATTTTCCAGCGCTTCCTACGGGGGGTGCCGATGCGTCGCATCTTCGGCTGGATGATCGTGGTGACGACGTTGCTGGGCTTGACCTCGCTGATTCTGGTCACGCACCTCAATCGCAGTTGGGGAATCAGCGACCAGTGGTTCAGCCTTGGCGACAGCTTGATCCTGACGGTGGCTGGTCAGCTTTCCTTCATGCCGGTGCTGATTTTGGCGGCGCGGCTTTGTCCCAGTGGCATTGAAGCAACGCTGTTTGCCCTGCTGATGTCGGTGCTGAATCTGGCGCACTTTGGCTCTGTCGAGCTGGGAGCGCTGCTCACCCATTGGCTGGGCGTCACCGAAAGCCAATTCGATCGCCTTTGGCTGTTGGTGCTGCTGACGAACCTCAGTAGTCTGCTGCCGCTGCCCTTGCTGGGGCTCTTGCCCGCCGAGGAAGCCGAAACGGCTCCTTCGGACGCGATCGCCTCCGCTACTCCTGAACCCTTGGTTGTAACCCAATGA
- a CDS encoding NAD(P)/FAD-dependent oxidoreductase: MTSAETKPTVIVGGGFVGLFCALHLRHRRYAEPIILIDPKDRFIFRPLLFDFLSGELSDEQVWPRYEELLQGSEVEFVQDSVSQIDLKGRSLTTATGRQLNYGHLVLGLGATQGYFGTLGAAEHAFAFRDRDDVLKLGKHLLQRLQQASQSRDRQQRQDLLTIAVVGAGPSGIEMVALLADWLPLQYERLGGDRQEIRLVLVNRSPEILKGDANASLHDLVLEELQQRQIPIELLLGVAVEGVTAEGLVYRSAAEAEPQQLTSTVIWTAGVSNNPLLAELEIPASDRNRHGVPYVSPTLQLLGYPEVFAAGDCAVVKEQPQPGLAQVAYQQGAAIAHNLLALSHNHALSPAKVSLRGTLMGLGIDNAVANLLNRYRVTGKPGALLRKATYLELLPTPVHNFKATVDWLSEELFHRHSGGQTQSLEKREIGISRAIAITIVGLVAILGGFLATRLLNEPRSPQPQPSPTQPAPPAP, translated from the coding sequence ATGACTTCTGCTGAGACCAAACCCACGGTCATTGTTGGGGGCGGCTTTGTTGGCCTATTCTGCGCACTGCATTTGCGTCATCGTCGCTATGCTGAGCCGATTATTTTGATCGATCCCAAGGATCGCTTCATCTTTCGGCCACTCTTATTCGACTTCCTCAGTGGGGAACTCAGTGATGAGCAAGTTTGGCCGCGCTACGAAGAACTCCTGCAAGGGAGCGAGGTCGAGTTTGTGCAGGATTCTGTCAGCCAAATTGACCTCAAGGGGCGATCGCTGACGACGGCCACAGGTCGGCAACTGAATTACGGCCACCTCGTGTTGGGGCTGGGGGCCACACAGGGCTACTTTGGGACGCTGGGGGCAGCAGAGCATGCCTTTGCTTTCCGCGATCGCGATGATGTGTTGAAGCTGGGGAAACACTTACTCCAGCGCTTGCAGCAGGCGAGTCAAAGCCGCGATCGCCAACAGCGACAAGACCTCCTGACGATCGCGGTGGTTGGCGCAGGGCCATCGGGCATTGAAATGGTTGCGCTCTTGGCCGATTGGTTGCCGCTGCAATACGAGCGTCTGGGAGGCGATCGTCAAGAAATCCGGCTGGTGCTGGTCAATCGCAGTCCTGAAATTCTCAAAGGCGACGCCAACGCCAGCCTGCATGATCTGGTTTTAGAGGAACTGCAGCAGCGTCAGATCCCGATCGAGCTGCTGCTCGGTGTGGCTGTCGAAGGCGTCACGGCAGAGGGATTGGTCTATCGATCGGCAGCTGAAGCGGAACCGCAGCAGCTGACTAGCACCGTCATTTGGACGGCGGGCGTCAGTAACAATCCGCTCTTGGCAGAACTAGAGATTCCCGCCAGCGATCGCAATCGCCATGGCGTTCCTTACGTTTCACCGACCTTGCAGCTCCTGGGCTATCCCGAGGTGTTTGCGGCGGGTGACTGCGCTGTGGTCAAAGAGCAGCCGCAACCCGGACTGGCGCAAGTAGCCTATCAACAGGGCGCAGCGATCGCCCACAATCTGCTGGCACTCAGCCATAATCACGCCCTGAGTCCAGCCAAAGTCAGTCTGCGCGGCACGTTGATGGGCTTGGGAATCGATAACGCCGTCGCCAACTTGCTGAACCGCTATCGCGTCACGGGCAAGCCGGGAGCATTACTGCGAAAGGCGACCTATTTGGAGCTACTACCGACACCCGTTCACAACTTCAAAGCAACGGTGGACTGGCTATCGGAGGAGTTGTTCCATCGTCATAGCGGCGGACAAACTCAGAGTTTGGAGAAGCGCGAAATCGGGATCAGTCGAGCGATCGCGATCACGATTGTCGGTCTAGTGGCGATTCTCGGAGGCTTCTTGGCAACCCGCCTGCTCAACGAACCGCGATCGCCGCAACCGCAGCCCAGCCCAACACAACCAGCACCGCCTGCACCCTAG
- a CDS encoding DUF2231 domain-containing protein: MIWSLFATNPNWSSGLDLGLNGLPYTLPVHPNLVHFTIGLFSIALIFDVIATSHGLLRPIYDGLKINPDRSAYYDLGWWNLLAAALITFVTVAFGFFEMLLAEPPAGAVSPWGLPALETMYLHGVGGVFSLFMIVLLTVWRGLERYRWRSRQRAQVSLRYVAVSLLVLGFISIQAEMGAQLGGTFGLHNTAALHISEQQSVAELQTLMIPARSVGQAISTPTTNYPLPRWEIQGDRLYYGVAEVLTLPASVNRAALLTQLNERNWSADDFAIAGNQLLLGDRPLPLTASTDHLYRLQAALLSLR; this comes from the coding sequence ATGATCTGGTCCCTATTTGCAACCAATCCCAACTGGAGTAGCGGGCTGGATTTGGGGCTGAATGGTCTGCCCTACACGCTGCCAGTGCACCCCAACTTAGTGCACTTCACCATCGGCCTGTTCTCGATCGCGCTGATTTTTGATGTGATCGCCACCAGTCATGGTCTGCTACGACCCATCTATGACGGGCTGAAGATCAATCCCGATCGCTCGGCTTACTACGACTTGGGCTGGTGGAATTTGTTGGCCGCTGCCCTGATCACCTTCGTCACGGTAGCCTTTGGTTTTTTCGAGATGCTGCTAGCTGAACCACCAGCAGGAGCCGTCAGTCCTTGGGGTTTACCGGCGCTGGAAACCATGTACCTGCACGGAGTGGGCGGCGTTTTTTCGCTGTTCATGATTGTGTTGCTGACTGTCTGGCGCGGGCTGGAACGCTATCGCTGGCGATCGCGCCAACGGGCACAAGTCAGTCTGCGCTACGTGGCGGTGTCTCTACTCGTGCTGGGCTTTATCAGTATCCAAGCCGAGATGGGGGCGCAACTGGGCGGGACCTTTGGCCTGCACAATACAGCAGCGCTCCACATCAGCGAACAACAGTCGGTCGCAGAACTACAAACCCTGATGATCCCTGCCCGTTCTGTGGGGCAAGCGATTTCAACACCAACCACGAATTACCCGCTACCCCGCTGGGAAATTCAAGGCGATCGCCTCTACTACGGCGTTGCGGAAGTGCTGACACTGCCTGCCAGTGTGAATCGCGCCGCGCTCCTGACACAACTGAATGAACGCAATTGGTCAGCGGATGATTTCGCGATCGCCGGCAATCAACTGTTGCTGGGCGATCGCCCCTTGCCGTTGACCGCGAGTACCGATCATCTCTACCGCCTCCAAGCTGCTCTCCTCTCCCTGAGATAA
- a CDS encoding DUF2231 domain-containing protein translates to MDFPLNRANLPYPDPLHAIVVHFVIAMVIISFLFEVIGLISKRQSLLNAGWWNLVVAAIAIFFAILFGQFEIGLTQPSQAAQPVIDRHLAVGWLLLLLLPNLALWQGIERSRDRTRISKGVLAFKAIVVVLVCYQFLLGTTMYWVYGLHVEPVSTAGRAGLLSTAVNPELTGEVR, encoded by the coding sequence TTGGACTTTCCGTTGAATCGGGCGAATTTGCCCTACCCCGATCCGCTGCATGCGATCGTGGTGCACTTCGTGATTGCGATGGTGATCATCTCGTTCCTGTTCGAGGTGATCGGGTTGATCAGCAAACGCCAAAGCTTGCTGAATGCGGGCTGGTGGAATCTGGTGGTAGCCGCGATCGCGATCTTCTTTGCCATCCTCTTCGGCCAGTTTGAAATCGGTCTCACCCAGCCGTCGCAAGCCGCTCAGCCGGTAATCGATCGCCATCTTGCTGTGGGTTGGTTGCTGCTGCTCTTGCTACCGAATCTTGCACTCTGGCAGGGCATTGAGCGATCGCGCGATCGCACGCGCATTTCTAAAGGTGTGCTGGCGTTTAAGGCGATCGTGGTCGTGCTGGTCTGCTACCAATTCCTGCTGGGTACCACGATGTATTGGGTCTACGGGCTGCATGTGGAGCCGGTGTCCACCGCTGGCCGAGCTGGACTACTCAGTACTGCGGTCAATCCTGAGTTGACTGGGGAGGTGCGCTGA
- a CDS encoding cbb3-type cytochrome c oxidase subunit II codes for MRRLSFLLSGLLILCLGVFIISELSIRIAGDTVPSPGLQPYSEVALRGRQVYIENGCLYCHTQQVRPLTIDAPYLHGTRPSLPNDYVYDAPHLMGTERQGPDLTNIGRKYLGAEGAAQLSVLLRNPRLQFANATMPSFDFLSDRDRADLVVYLQTLGLWKETYDGPIERWTFEYLRDVPNLTQETIDQIDGLTEARQVTTVNVLMLVWFGLAVVLPFFLAWRSGQFRDMEAPALQLSQQAENPTDPRAGE; via the coding sequence ATGAGACGCCTCTCCTTTCTGCTCTCGGGGTTGCTCATCCTCTGCCTGGGCGTGTTCATCATCAGCGAGCTATCGATCCGGATTGCTGGTGATACCGTTCCGTCCCCGGGGCTACAGCCCTACAGCGAAGTGGCGCTGCGCGGCCGTCAGGTCTACATCGAAAATGGGTGCCTCTATTGCCACACCCAGCAAGTTCGACCGCTGACGATCGACGCACCTTATCTACATGGCACGCGCCCCTCGCTGCCCAATGACTATGTCTACGATGCGCCCCACCTGATGGGGACAGAACGTCAAGGTCCCGACCTCACCAACATTGGGCGCAAGTATCTGGGAGCTGAAGGTGCTGCCCAGTTGTCGGTGCTGCTGCGGAATCCGCGCTTGCAATTCGCCAATGCGACGATGCCGAGCTTTGATTTCCTCAGCGATCGCGATCGCGCTGATCTCGTCGTTTATCTCCAGACACTCGGGTTGTGGAAGGAAACCTACGACGGACCGATTGAGCGCTGGACCTTTGAATACCTGCGGGATGTCCCCAACCTGACGCAGGAAACGATCGATCAGATCGATGGACTGACCGAAGCGCGGCAAGTCACCACCGTGAATGTGCTGATGCTGGTCTGGTTTGGGCTGGCGGTGGTTTTGCCCTTCTTCTTGGCTTGGCGCAGCGGTCAATTCCGCGATATGGAAGCGCCAGCGCTGCAACTCAGCCAGCAAGCTGAAAATCCGACTGACCCTCGTGCTGGAGAGTAA
- a CDS encoding cbb3-type cytochrome c oxidase subunit I codes for MTIASPTGFRRLPPWLARLAGSSTLSESQPDHAAWVWLGGALVWMILGMCLGMIAAIKLTYPDFLGGTAPLGFGRVRPEHVNTILFGWIVGGEIGAALYILPRVCQRSLILGELASLSGWAYHIAVLLGLVSVSLGWTKGAEYEEWVRGINLAVVITVNLTALCLALTVFERRVSGLFVSVWYFFLFAIAFDFIYIPANLSRNAGAEGAVINWYYGHNAVGSVMTGAGLAIAYYVVPRLLNRQLFAHGVATLSFWTFAGFYIWNGGHHLLYGPVPRFITMMGYFAAFGMTLPFVLSTVSLWGTIWGQWRAIWESIAVRFAVLAAFVYFWASASGAMLAWHELTIIQHFSDNTIAHVHLAFLGFTTPALNALLYLMVERGLRRPLIPVLQKLHWWMFVIGCALYILPIYGAAFFEGVGWFQQVPFSETVALRYPYYYLRMYSGLFLIGGQLAMVWNLIYAWRSPALEPVAAIESPVWLVPGEDA; via the coding sequence ATGACTATCGCGAGCCCAACGGGGTTTCGTCGCCTGCCCCCCTGGCTGGCACGACTGGCGGGCAGTTCAACGCTGAGTGAATCTCAGCCCGATCATGCGGCTTGGGTCTGGCTGGGAGGTGCGCTGGTCTGGATGATTCTGGGCATGTGCCTCGGCATGATCGCCGCCATTAAGCTGACCTATCCCGACTTCTTGGGTGGAACTGCACCGCTTGGCTTTGGGCGCGTCCGTCCCGAACACGTCAACACGATTCTGTTTGGCTGGATTGTCGGCGGTGAAATTGGTGCAGCGCTCTACATCCTGCCTCGTGTCTGTCAGCGATCGCTGATCTTGGGAGAACTGGCTTCCTTGAGCGGCTGGGCATATCACATTGCTGTGCTGCTGGGCCTAGTTAGCGTCAGCTTGGGTTGGACAAAGGGTGCCGAATACGAGGAATGGGTGCGTGGCATCAACCTCGCGGTGGTGATTACGGTCAACCTTACGGCGCTTTGTCTGGCCTTGACCGTGTTTGAACGGCGAGTCAGTGGATTGTTTGTCAGCGTCTGGTACTTTTTCCTGTTCGCGATCGCCTTTGACTTCATCTACATTCCCGCCAACCTGAGTCGGAATGCAGGCGCGGAAGGTGCGGTGATCAACTGGTACTACGGCCACAATGCCGTTGGTTCAGTGATGACTGGAGCAGGACTGGCGATCGCCTATTACGTGGTGCCGCGGCTGCTGAATCGCCAACTGTTTGCCCACGGCGTCGCCACGCTGAGTTTCTGGACTTTTGCCGGTTTCTACATCTGGAATGGCGGCCACCACTTGCTCTATGGGCCGGTGCCGCGCTTCATCACGATGATGGGCTACTTCGCGGCCTTTGGTATGACCCTGCCCTTCGTCCTGTCGACAGTTTCGCTCTGGGGAACGATTTGGGGGCAGTGGCGCGCCATTTGGGAAAGCATTGCGGTGCGCTTCGCTGTGCTGGCGGCTTTTGTCTACTTTTGGGCTTCGGCTTCGGGAGCCATGCTGGCCTGGCATGAACTCACCATCATTCAGCACTTCTCTGACAACACGATCGCCCACGTCCACCTTGCCTTTTTGGGTTTTACAACGCCAGCCCTGAACGCCTTGCTCTATCTAATGGTGGAGCGCGGTCTACGACGTCCTTTGATCCCGGTCCTGCAAAAACTGCACTGGTGGATGTTTGTGATTGGCTGCGCCCTCTACATCTTGCCGATCTACGGAGCCGCTTTTTTTGAGGGTGTTGGTTGGTTCCAGCAAGTGCCTTTTAGCGAAACCGTTGCGCTGCGCTACCCCTACTACTACCTGCGGATGTATAGCGGTTTGTTCCTAATCGGCGGGCAGCTCGCCATGGTCTGGAACCTGATTTATGCCTGGCGATCGCCGGCACTGGAACCTGTGGCTGCGATCGAATCACCTGTCTGGCTGGTTCCGGGAGAAGACGCATGA
- the mreD gene encoding rod shape-determining protein MreD, with the protein MVDDSAIGTQPAMSFSADDARSPWLATGLSALGLTLLMLVRLPGLELAGIAPHWVLLWLITWAPGHAVWQGIVAGVTLGLLLDALSTPYPTHALGLAIAGWLITAGYRRRWFSLEPIALVSLCFGLAILIEATTALQFLIHFHDSNSWSPEASNTAQRIIADLNRPLVPDQKVGINPRYVAQPLYFLRGILWDFAHIGLASAVISSLCLPLVFIPLRSLWQAKRDRL; encoded by the coding sequence GTGGTTGACGATTCAGCGATCGGTACCCAGCCCGCCATGAGCTTCAGTGCTGACGATGCGCGATCGCCTTGGCTGGCGACTGGCTTATCGGCACTGGGGCTAACCTTGCTGATGCTAGTTCGGCTCCCTGGTTTGGAGCTGGCAGGTATTGCGCCTCACTGGGTGCTGCTCTGGTTGATTACGTGGGCACCGGGTCATGCCGTCTGGCAGGGGATTGTGGCGGGGGTAACGCTGGGATTGCTGCTCGATGCGCTCAGTACTCCCTATCCCACCCATGCACTGGGACTAGCGATCGCGGGTTGGCTGATCACCGCTGGCTACCGCCGCCGCTGGTTTAGCTTGGAACCGATCGCGTTAGTCAGCCTCTGTTTTGGCCTGGCTATTTTGATCGAAGCCACGACGGCGCTGCAATTCCTGATTCACTTTCACGATTCCAATAGCTGGTCGCCCGAAGCCAGCAATACTGCCCAGCGAATTATTGCCGACCTCAACCGCCCTCTAGTGCCCGATCAAAAGGTGGGCATTAACCCCCGCTATGTCGCTCAACCGCTGTACTTTTTGCGCGGGATTCTCTGGGACTTCGCCCATATCGGCTTGGCTTCAGCCGTGATCAGCAGTCTATGCCTACCCCTCGTCTTTATCCCGTTGCGATCGCTCTGGCAGGCTAAACGCGATCGCCTGTAA
- the mreC gene encoding rod shape-determining protein MreC codes for MTDVLRWFNRFGIRVAIAGGLIGVAWILRQTQGALLAEVYALITRPFYPGPTQQEWVQSATVSGLEQALLEAEAENRVLRQQLALQPKQPPGTVLAPIIGRSVDSWWQQVTLGRGSRAGVQVGDSVSGPGGLVGRIVSVSPNTSRVLLITDPSSGVGVMISRSRSQGYIRGQGTNQVTVRFFDRDPVVRPGDVAVTSSASTLFPAGLPVGVVQKVDLQATPAPEAVLQLSAPIGQLEWLTIQRSVPSPP; via the coding sequence ATGACGGATGTGCTGCGTTGGTTCAATCGCTTTGGGATCCGCGTGGCGATCGCAGGGGGACTGATTGGGGTCGCTTGGATTTTGCGGCAAACCCAAGGTGCCCTGTTGGCAGAGGTCTATGCCTTGATCACTCGCCCCTTTTATCCAGGGCCAACGCAGCAGGAATGGGTGCAGTCGGCAACGGTGTCGGGTCTAGAACAGGCACTCCTAGAAGCCGAAGCCGAGAATCGAGTTCTGCGTCAACAACTCGCCCTGCAACCCAAACAGCCCCCGGGAACCGTTCTCGCCCCGATCATTGGTCGCAGTGTCGACAGCTGGTGGCAGCAAGTCACTCTCGGACGCGGTAGCCGCGCTGGGGTGCAAGTGGGGGATAGCGTGAGTGGTCCAGGAGGGCTAGTGGGGCGCATCGTTAGCGTTTCCCCCAACACCAGCCGGGTTCTGCTGATTACCGATCCCAGCAGCGGCGTCGGCGTAATGATCAGCCGATCGCGCAGTCAGGGCTACATTCGCGGCCAAGGCACCAACCAAGTCACCGTGCGCTTTTTCGATCGCGATCCCGTCGTGCGTCCGGGGGACGTCGCCGTGACCTCCAGCGCCAGTACACTTTTCCCCGCTGGCTTGCCGGTCGGGGTAGTTCAGAAAGTTGATCTGCAAGCCACACCTGCCCCCGAGGCAGTCTTGCAACTCTCGGCTCCGATTGGGCAGCTAGAGTGGTTGACGATTCAGCGATCGGTACCCAGCCCGCCATGA